The Spirulina subsalsa PCC 9445 region CCAGCAAAACGCACTCCCCACCCGCGTTCCGCGAGATGGGGGAGTGCGTCCCTAGTTTTGTTCAAGTCAATTCTGGGGTACTCATCCAGAAAGGGGGCGACTTCGGGGGTCTTTCACAAAATCTTCTTTCAAGAAAAAACAGTTACAGGAAACACTACCTTTTCCCGACCATAATACTCTCCCCCCAAATTCCGCCAAGTGGCTGCTCCTACCACACCATCGATAGATAACCCCAACTCAGCTTGAAAGGCACGGACAGCAGCGAGGGTATTTCTACCGAAAACGCCATCAACACGCCCTAAAAAAAAGCCTT contains the following coding sequences:
- a CDS encoding peptidoglycan-binding domain-containing protein, producing MSEPLRLGSEGRFVKVLQLQLESQGFFLGRVDGVFGRNTLAAVRAFQAELGLSIDGVVGAATWRNLGGEYYGREKVVFPVTVFS